From a region of the Latilactobacillus sakei genome:
- a CDS encoding sensory protein produces MVNKKNKYSILGLLLFIMVIEAIGGLSGLFAGDIKGIYNGLSLPPLAPPDYLFGIVWPLLYALIAIAGYLIYKNFTKNNVGLLAGSFYSAQIILNFVWSIIFFRGYYWTGFVVILILDVLVIACINYAAKLNKVACLLLMPYLVWLIFATYLTVAVAILN; encoded by the coding sequence ATGGTGAATAAGAAAAACAAATATTCGATATTAGGGTTATTGCTTTTTATAATGGTAATTGAAGCAATTGGTGGGTTATCAGGTTTGTTTGCGGGTGATATTAAAGGTATTTACAACGGCTTATCCTTGCCACCGTTAGCACCGCCGGATTATCTTTTTGGCATTGTATGGCCTTTGTTGTACGCGCTGATTGCGATTGCGGGGTATCTCATTTATAAAAACTTTACCAAGAATAACGTTGGTCTACTAGCCGGTAGTTTTTATAGCGCACAGATTATTTTAAATTTTGTTTGGAGTATCATATTTTTTAGAGGTTACTATTGGACGGGGTTCGTGGTGATTTTAATCCTAGATGTTTTAGTAATTGCGTGCATCAATTATGCTGCTAAGTTGAATAAGGTTGCTTGTTTGTTGTTAATGCCATATTTAGTGTGGCTGATATTTGCAACATATTTAACGGTTGCGGTCGCAATCCTCAACTAA
- a CDS encoding cell surface protein: MKKSLRFFLPLLLALFFLTPTKAWADSANFSIKKVDTPEQTKEADFYDILTKPNQNTKLVANVINASNQSATYTVTLRNGVTNNSGQIAYVSRDQSNNGQTLNKLNPAAVKVTVPANSKKDVTIPLKMPPVTFPGIILGALHVEKDAAKPEQTAKKTQIVNHYGIEIPVVVRTMPSSTPQTKLQLKKVTAGLDMNKHSAVLATLYNESNWVLTPLKVDAKVYRKSNHKLLYSSHKKGLEMAPNSSFNYAIEPGDKPLKAGTYLLDMTAKSDKKTWHFTSEFTIKRATLKENAKDELKSPEKKHHLNIIWLIVGFSILLLILIILYLLYKLRQKTKE; encoded by the coding sequence ATGAAAAAATCGCTTCGATTTTTCCTCCCATTATTATTAGCGCTCTTCTTCTTAACCCCTACAAAAGCTTGGGCGGACTCGGCTAATTTTTCAATCAAAAAGGTTGATACACCTGAACAAACTAAAGAAGCTGACTTCTACGACATTTTAACCAAACCTAATCAAAATACCAAACTGGTCGCTAACGTCATAAACGCTAGCAATCAATCTGCTACGTATACTGTAACGCTACGCAACGGTGTTACCAACAACAGTGGTCAGATTGCCTACGTTTCTCGCGATCAATCTAATAACGGTCAAACGCTTAATAAACTTAATCCAGCAGCGGTTAAAGTAACCGTTCCAGCTAACAGTAAAAAAGATGTGACAATTCCGCTTAAAATGCCCCCTGTGACTTTCCCCGGAATCATCTTGGGTGCACTGCACGTCGAAAAAGATGCTGCTAAGCCAGAACAAACAGCCAAGAAAACCCAAATCGTCAATCATTACGGGATTGAAATTCCAGTTGTCGTTCGTACAATGCCCTCTTCAACCCCGCAAACCAAACTTCAGTTAAAAAAAGTGACCGCTGGGTTAGATATGAATAAACATTCTGCTGTTCTAGCAACCCTTTATAATGAAAGTAACTGGGTGTTAACCCCACTTAAAGTGGATGCTAAAGTTTATCGCAAATCAAACCATAAACTACTCTATAGCAGCCATAAAAAAGGGCTAGAGATGGCGCCTAACTCAAGTTTCAACTACGCCATTGAGCCTGGGGACAAACCACTCAAAGCTGGTACCTATTTATTAGATATGACGGCTAAATCAGATAAGAAAACTTGGCATTTTACTAGCGAATTCACAATTAAACGCGCCACCCTTAAAGAAAATGCCAAAGATGAACTAAAATCACCAGAGAAAAAGCACCATCTCAATATTATCTGGTTGATTGTCGGGTTCAGCATCCTATTACTCATCTTGATCATTCTTTACTTACTCTACAAACTACGCCAAAAAACAAAAGAATAA
- a CDS encoding gamma-aminobutyrate permease produces the protein MAENEMKRELKTRHLSMIALGGSIGTGLFVTSGSAIAKAGPGGALLAYCGIGIMVFFLMTSLGEMATYLPVSGSFSTYATRFVDPALGFALGWNYWFNWAITLAVDISTAALVMQFWLPDMPGWIFSLVALLLIFLINITSVKSFGETEYWFALIKVVTVIIFLGVGVLTIFGIMGGHRTGLSNFTLKKAPFVGGLPMMLSVFVVAGFSFQGTELIGITAGESKTPEKSIPKAIKQVFWRILLFYILSIFVIACLIPYTSPSLLGASETNIAVSPFTLVFKRAGLASAASIMNAVILTSVLSAANSGMYASSRMLWSMAEDGYAAKIFAKTSKRGIPVMALIGTTIIGALTFMTSVFGTRIYLFLVAASGLTGFIAWLGIAISHYRFRRAFKAQGHQLSELKYHARWFPFGPIFAFLLCVIVIIGQDIQAFAHFDWTAIGISYMSIPLFIILYSYYKIRYKTKVIPLEKVDLSKHR, from the coding sequence ATGGCAGAAAATGAAATGAAGCGGGAATTAAAGACGCGACATCTATCGATGATTGCGTTGGGTGGTAGTATTGGAACGGGCCTATTCGTTACAAGTGGGTCGGCAATTGCCAAGGCGGGTCCCGGCGGCGCGCTACTTGCTTATTGTGGCATTGGGATCATGGTTTTCTTCTTGATGACCAGTTTGGGCGAAATGGCGACTTACTTGCCAGTTTCAGGGTCGTTTTCAACTTATGCAACGCGGTTTGTTGATCCAGCCTTAGGATTTGCACTTGGTTGGAATTACTGGTTTAATTGGGCGATTACGTTAGCCGTCGATATCAGTACCGCAGCTTTAGTGATGCAATTCTGGTTACCAGATATGCCGGGGTGGATTTTTAGTTTAGTCGCGCTATTATTGATTTTCTTGATTAACATCACGAGTGTGAAATCATTTGGTGAAACCGAATATTGGTTTGCGTTAATCAAAGTGGTGACCGTTATTATTTTCTTAGGTGTCGGTGTCTTAACAATTTTCGGCATCATGGGTGGTCATCGGACCGGTCTTAGCAACTTTACGCTTAAGAAAGCACCCTTTGTTGGTGGTTTACCAATGATGTTGAGTGTGTTTGTTGTTGCTGGTTTCTCATTCCAAGGGACCGAATTAATTGGAATTACAGCCGGGGAATCGAAGACGCCTGAAAAAAGTATTCCAAAGGCTATCAAACAAGTTTTCTGGCGTATTTTATTATTCTACATCTTATCAATCTTCGTGATCGCTTGTTTAATTCCTTATACAAGCCCTTCATTACTAGGTGCTAGTGAAACCAACATTGCGGTTAGTCCGTTTACCTTGGTCTTCAAGCGTGCTGGTTTAGCATCAGCTGCCAGCATCATGAATGCAGTCATTTTAACATCAGTCTTATCAGCCGCTAATTCAGGGATGTATGCTTCTTCAAGAATGTTGTGGTCAATGGCCGAAGATGGTTATGCGGCTAAGATTTTTGCCAAGACAAGCAAACGTGGTATTCCAGTGATGGCCTTGATTGGGACAACGATTATTGGCGCTTTAACTTTTATGACTAGTGTTTTTGGAACCCGAATTTATCTGTTCCTTGTGGCCGCTAGTGGTTTGACTGGTTTCATCGCTTGGTTAGGGATCGCGATTTCACATTATCGTTTCCGGCGGGCTTTTAAAGCACAAGGACATCAATTGTCAGAATTGAAATACCACGCACGGTGGTTCCCATTTGGCCCCATTTTCGCTTTCTTACTTTGCGTGATTGTCATTATTGGCCAAGATATTCAAGCGTTCGCGCATTTTGATTGGACAGCAATTGGGATTAGTTACATGAGTATTCCGTTGTTCATTATTCTTTACAGCTACTACAAGATTCGCTATAAAACAAAGGTTATTCCGTTAGAAAAAGTTGATTTGAGTAAACATCGCTAG